A single region of the Runella slithyformis DSM 19594 genome encodes:
- a CDS encoding glycoside hydrolase family 43 protein: MPEESVENIDFEDLNNRAISQPLVRHIYTADPSAHVFNGKIYIYPSHDIDAGEAFDDLGSHFAMEDYHVLSMDSITSEAVDHGVALHVNDVPWAEKQLWAPDANEKDGKYYLFFPAKDHDGIFRIGVAISDLPTGPFVPQAEAIKGSFSIDPAVFKDDDGSYYLYFGGIWGGQLQRWREGIFNAAVPESPLAHLPAVNEPALCPKVARLTDNLLELTETPQDVLITDENGNPLLQGDADRRFFEASWLHKYNGKYYFSYSTGDTHFLCYAIGDNPYGPFTYQGKILNPVVGWTTHHSICEVEGKWYLFYHDSSLSKGVTHLRSVKVTELTHDAEGKIQTIEPYE, encoded by the coding sequence ATGCCTGAAGAAAGCGTAGAAAATATTGATTTTGAAGACTTAAATAACCGGGCGATTTCGCAACCGCTTGTTCGTCACATCTATACTGCCGACCCCTCTGCTCACGTATTCAACGGTAAAATTTATATTTATCCTTCGCACGATATTGATGCCGGTGAGGCTTTCGACGATCTGGGCAGTCATTTTGCCATGGAAGATTATCACGTCCTTTCGATGGATTCCATCACGAGCGAAGCCGTCGACCATGGCGTTGCGTTACACGTAAACGATGTCCCTTGGGCTGAAAAGCAATTGTGGGCACCCGATGCGAACGAAAAAGACGGCAAGTATTATCTGTTTTTTCCTGCCAAAGATCACGATGGGATTTTCAGGATCGGCGTAGCCATCAGCGATTTGCCGACGGGGCCGTTTGTGCCGCAGGCCGAAGCCATCAAAGGGAGTTTTTCCATTGATCCGGCCGTATTTAAAGACGATGACGGAAGCTATTACCTGTATTTCGGCGGAATTTGGGGCGGACAGTTACAGCGGTGGCGAGAAGGTATATTTAATGCCGCAGTACCCGAAAGCCCTTTGGCTCACCTGCCTGCCGTTAACGAGCCGGCGCTGTGCCCGAAAGTGGCCCGGCTTACGGATAATTTATTGGAATTGACGGAAACGCCCCAAGATGTACTGATAACCGATGAAAACGGAAATCCCCTGTTACAGGGTGATGCCGACCGACGTTTTTTTGAAGCAAGCTGGCTGCATAAATACAACGGGAAATACTATTTTTCGTACTCTACCGGCGATACGCATTTTCTGTGCTACGCCATCGGTGATAATCCCTACGGGCCGTTTACCTACCAAGGCAAAATCCTGAATCCCGTAGTTGGCTGGACCACTCATCATTCCATTTGTGAAGTGGAAGGGAAATGGTATCTTTTTTACCATGATTCGAGTCTTTCCAAGGGCGTAACGCACCTGCGCAGCGTTAAAGTTACCGAACTGACGCACGATGCCGAAGGCAAAATTCAGACCATCGAGCCGTATGAATAA
- a CDS encoding sialate O-acetylesterase: MKPFLILALCTALFVHAQAQIRLPKLISDNMVLQRDQPIKIRGWASPKEKVELVFNKKKYKTTTADNGKWEIQLPAQSAGTGFEMVLKGKNEVRVKNIALGDVWLCSGQSNMVIPMERVKEKYPEDIASANYPDIRNFFVQTLTDLTAPKDDFSQGEWKTANPKDVLTFGAVTYFFAREIYEKYKVPIGIINSSVGGTPIEAWISEGGYTGFVDIQKTIARNKDTSYVNSFNRRSSAPPTRPQIRDLGMIEHWESPDYQHKGWRNFNIPGFWEDQGLKDLNGVVWFRREFEIPQSWLGKSVKLYMGRIVDADEMYVNGKKIGNITYQYPPRRYEIPADLLKQGKNTFVIRVTNTAGKGGFVPDKPYFMTVGGEETDLKGTWQYKIGEVYQPVSSDGAGGGGLVRQNQPTALYNAMIAPILPLKIKGFLWYQGETNAGRPEPYDAFMPALINDWRTRWNNQNLPFLGVQLANFQDINYTPTESNWARLREAQNKALTLPNTAVAVTIDLGEWNDIHPLNKKDIGKRLALSARNLAYGEKELVHSGPTPKSQRIENGKIVLTFDNIAEGISSKDGEELRWFALADYDKKFVWAKTKIMGKNVIEVWNEAVKSPQYVRYAWQDNPEGVNFYNSAGLPASPFRTDGETLDETRPWKGKKCAVVLTYDDALNVHLDHAVALLDSLSLKGTFYIAGSFPGFKNRMNEWKKAAERGHELGNHTLFHPCDASLPGRSWVNPENDLSKYTLKRITDEIRLTNTLLESVDGKKQRTFAFTCGDTKVGGVEFMNDLKNDLAGARAVRARMQTFEEINPYDFDSYMINGETGEQLIQLVKQAQKEGKLLVFLFHGVGGEHSLNVSLTAHRELLRYVKENENEIYIDTMLNVAEQIKALQSKR, encoded by the coding sequence ATGAAGCCTTTCCTGATTCTTGCCCTTTGTACGGCCCTTTTTGTCCATGCCCAAGCCCAAATCCGACTGCCAAAACTGATTTCGGACAACATGGTTTTGCAAAGGGACCAACCCATTAAAATCCGGGGATGGGCGTCACCAAAAGAGAAAGTTGAGTTGGTTTTCAACAAAAAGAAGTACAAAACCACCACCGCTGATAATGGAAAATGGGAAATCCAACTCCCTGCGCAATCGGCAGGAACGGGCTTTGAAATGGTGTTAAAGGGGAAAAATGAGGTTAGGGTTAAAAATATAGCCCTTGGCGATGTGTGGTTGTGCAGCGGGCAATCCAACATGGTAATTCCGATGGAACGCGTCAAAGAAAAATACCCCGAAGACATTGCCTCGGCCAATTATCCCGACATTCGCAATTTTTTTGTACAAACCCTGACCGACCTGACCGCTCCTAAAGATGACTTTTCGCAGGGTGAATGGAAAACGGCCAATCCCAAAGACGTACTCACGTTTGGGGCTGTGACATATTTCTTTGCGCGGGAGATTTATGAGAAATACAAAGTCCCCATTGGCATCATTAACAGCTCAGTAGGCGGAACGCCAATAGAGGCGTGGATAAGCGAAGGCGGCTATACGGGTTTTGTCGATATTCAGAAAACGATCGCCCGAAATAAAGACACAAGCTACGTCAATTCGTTCAACCGCCGATCATCCGCTCCTCCTACCCGTCCGCAGATACGTGATTTGGGAATGATTGAGCATTGGGAAAGCCCTGATTATCAACATAAGGGCTGGCGAAACTTCAACATCCCCGGTTTTTGGGAAGATCAGGGACTGAAAGACCTGAACGGTGTGGTCTGGTTTCGAAGAGAATTTGAAATACCGCAAAGCTGGCTTGGGAAATCAGTGAAACTTTACATGGGGCGCATCGTTGACGCCGATGAAATGTACGTAAACGGTAAAAAAATCGGAAATATTACCTACCAATACCCGCCCCGACGCTACGAAATTCCTGCCGACTTGCTGAAACAGGGTAAAAATACCTTTGTGATTCGGGTAACGAATACGGCCGGAAAAGGTGGGTTTGTGCCCGATAAGCCCTATTTTATGACTGTCGGTGGAGAAGAGACGGACCTTAAAGGCACCTGGCAATACAAGATCGGTGAGGTATATCAACCGGTCAGTTCCGACGGAGCGGGCGGTGGTGGATTGGTTCGCCAAAACCAGCCGACGGCGCTCTACAATGCCATGATTGCCCCGATTTTGCCCCTAAAAATCAAAGGGTTCCTGTGGTACCAAGGCGAAACCAACGCCGGGCGTCCTGAACCGTATGATGCGTTTATGCCTGCCTTGATCAATGATTGGCGAACACGTTGGAACAATCAGAATTTACCTTTTCTCGGAGTACAATTAGCCAATTTTCAGGATATTAACTACACCCCGACCGAAAGCAATTGGGCAAGGCTTCGCGAAGCCCAAAACAAAGCACTTACCCTGCCCAATACTGCCGTGGCCGTAACGATTGATCTGGGCGAATGGAACGATATACATCCATTAAACAAAAAAGACATTGGTAAACGGCTGGCGCTTTCGGCTCGAAATTTGGCGTATGGCGAAAAAGAGTTAGTTCATTCCGGCCCAACGCCGAAATCGCAACGTATCGAAAACGGCAAAATCGTGCTGACGTTTGATAACATAGCCGAAGGCATTTCCTCCAAAGACGGAGAAGAGCTGCGCTGGTTTGCCCTAGCCGATTATGATAAAAAATTCGTTTGGGCAAAAACCAAAATCATGGGCAAAAACGTCATCGAGGTGTGGAATGAAGCAGTAAAATCACCCCAATACGTGCGCTACGCCTGGCAGGACAATCCCGAAGGCGTTAATTTCTATAACTCAGCGGGCTTGCCGGCGTCTCCCTTCAGGACCGACGGCGAAACATTGGACGAAACCAGGCCGTGGAAAGGCAAAAAATGCGCTGTGGTCCTCACCTACGACGATGCGCTGAATGTGCATCTCGACCACGCAGTAGCGCTGCTTGACTCGCTTAGTTTGAAAGGTACCTTTTATATCGCAGGGTCTTTTCCCGGCTTCAAAAATCGAATGAATGAATGGAAGAAGGCGGCCGAGCGAGGGCATGAACTGGGCAATCATACTCTTTTTCACCCGTGTGATGCTTCATTGCCGGGACGGAGTTGGGTGAACCCCGAAAACGACCTCAGCAAGTACACCCTCAAACGCATCACCGACGAGATTCGCCTGACCAATACCCTGCTCGAATCAGTAGACGGGAAAAAACAGCGGACCTTTGCATTTACCTGCGGCGATACCAAAGTGGGCGGCGTGGAGTTTATGAACGACCTTAAAAATGACCTCGCGGGTGCCCGAGCCGTACGGGCCCGGATGCAGACATTTGAGGAGATAAACCCCTATGATTTCGACTCTTACATGATCAACGGAGAAACGGGCGAACAACTCATTCAGCTCGTCAAACAAGCCCAAAAGGAAGGTAAATTACTTGTTTTTCTGTTTCACGGCGTGGGCGGAGAGCACTCTCTAAACGTTTCGTTGACGGCGCATCGAGAACTGCTCAGGTACGTAAAAGAAAATGAGAATGAGATTTATATTGACACGATGCTCAATGTAGCGGAACAGATTAAAGCGCTGCAAAGTAAAAGGTAA
- a CDS encoding methyltransferase has protein sequence MPSPVFSDLAPITRYARAMYSSRLLIAAVHHLDVFEHLAHGPLFLSDLQARLGLRDRPAMVLFPALCAMGMLEYDSAGKLQLTATGTHLTRGSIPTLTDYVGLEKNDPGVIEMAERLQNDGPRKVAVTGTAYVKEGEGPSPMDDPEAARALTLALAGRAQSLAPIVAEKLPKHSGHLLDMAGGTGYFSYEWLLLNPKATATVFDRPQVLAVAAELLDAFCQTGRPGAAGVRERVTFQSGDMLTDELPQTDLLLAASLFHDWPLETCRILADRFAAVLRPGGELWIHDAFLNDTLDGPLAVTDYSAQLFWVTKGRAYSRAEYRALLHNSGLASSPKSFDTQMDYGLIWARKQMLY, from the coding sequence ATGCCTTCACCCGTTTTCTCCGATCTTGCCCCGATTACCCGATATGCCCGGGCCATGTACAGTTCGCGCCTGCTGATCGCCGCCGTGCATCACCTTGATGTATTTGAGCATCTAGCGCACGGTCCTCTTTTTCTGTCCGATCTACAGGCTCGTCTCGGGCTCAGGGATCGTCCGGCTATGGTATTATTTCCTGCACTGTGTGCCATGGGAATGTTGGAATACGATTCGGCGGGAAAACTTCAGCTAACCGCCACGGGCACACACCTCACGCGGGGGAGCATTCCGACGCTGACCGATTATGTGGGCCTGGAAAAAAACGATCCCGGGGTTATTGAAATGGCTGAGCGACTTCAAAATGACGGTCCGAGGAAAGTTGCCGTGACCGGCACAGCCTACGTCAAAGAAGGCGAAGGCCCCTCGCCCATGGATGATCCTGAGGCTGCACGGGCATTGACGTTGGCATTGGCGGGCCGTGCGCAGAGTTTAGCGCCGATTGTGGCAGAAAAGTTGCCTAAACACAGCGGGCATTTGTTGGATATGGCCGGCGGAACGGGATACTTTTCCTACGAATGGCTGTTATTGAATCCTAAGGCAACCGCAACGGTCTTTGACCGTCCGCAGGTCTTGGCGGTAGCGGCCGAATTGCTCGATGCTTTTTGCCAAACCGGCCGGCCCGGCGCCGCCGGCGTACGGGAACGGGTCACCTTTCAATCCGGCGACATGCTGACGGACGAACTGCCGCAGACCGACCTGCTGTTGGCCGCCAGTCTGTTTCACGATTGGCCGCTCGAAACCTGCCGGATATTGGCCGATCGTTTTGCAGCCGTACTTCGTCCGGGGGGTGAATTATGGATTCACGATGCTTTTCTGAACGATACCTTGGACGGGCCTTTGGCGGTGACGGATTATTCGGCACAGTTGTTTTGGGTAACCAAAGGCCGTGCGTACAGTCGCGCAGAATACAGAGCGCTACTGCATAATTCGGGCTTGGCCTCTTCACCGAAAAGCTTTGATACTCAGATGGATTATGGCCTGATTTGGGCAAGAAAGCAGATGTTATACTAA
- a CDS encoding inositol-3-phosphate synthase — protein sequence MQNSRTISAPTGKLGVLLPGMGAVATTFAAGVIASRKGLAHPTGSLTQTANIRLGKRTEHRSPKIRDFVPLASLDQLVFGGWDIYSDNMYQAALKAGVLERSMVESIREELENITPMKAVFDKRYAKNLEGENVKTHSEKWALIEELLTDIENFKNTNGCDRLVMVWCGSTEIYHEAQEVHSSLAKFEEGLRTNDPDIAPSMMYAYAALKSGVPFAMGAPNLCLDIPALEELALLTNTPIAGKDFKTGQTLMKTIVAPGLRARALGVRGWFSTNILGNRDGLVLDAPENFKTKEVSKGNVLDGILNGEQNPELWGDIHHKVRIEYYPPLGDNKEGWDNIDIFGWMGYQMQIKINFLCRDSILAAPIVLDLALFLDLAKRAELAGIQEWLSFYWKAPQTLPELEPIHDLFKQLEKLENTLRYLMGEELITNLGMDYYQSVEEDIRY from the coding sequence ATGCAAAACAGTCGTACCATTTCTGCCCCTACGGGCAAATTAGGCGTATTGCTGCCCGGTATGGGTGCCGTTGCCACTACGTTTGCCGCGGGTGTTATCGCCTCCCGAAAGGGGCTGGCACACCCGACCGGCTCGCTGACTCAGACGGCCAATATTCGCCTCGGAAAACGAACCGAGCATCGCAGTCCCAAGATCAGGGATTTTGTTCCTCTGGCCTCTCTGGACCAATTGGTGTTCGGCGGTTGGGATATTTACAGCGACAATATGTACCAAGCGGCCCTGAAAGCGGGCGTTCTGGAACGCTCCATGGTAGAATCTATTCGGGAAGAATTGGAAAACATCACCCCTATGAAAGCCGTTTTCGATAAGCGGTACGCCAAAAATCTGGAAGGTGAAAATGTAAAGACCCACAGCGAAAAATGGGCGTTGATTGAAGAACTTCTGACAGATATTGAAAACTTCAAAAATACCAACGGCTGTGATCGCCTGGTGATGGTGTGGTGCGGTTCTACCGAGATCTATCACGAAGCACAGGAGGTACATTCTTCGCTGGCAAAGTTTGAGGAAGGTTTACGTACCAATGACCCTGACATTGCCCCGTCTATGATGTATGCGTATGCCGCCCTTAAGTCCGGTGTTCCTTTTGCAATGGGCGCGCCCAATCTCTGTTTGGATATTCCTGCCTTGGAAGAATTAGCCCTGCTGACCAATACCCCGATTGCGGGCAAAGATTTCAAAACGGGGCAAACCCTGATGAAAACAATCGTCGCTCCCGGCTTAAGGGCGCGGGCATTGGGCGTAAGAGGTTGGTTTTCGACCAATATATTAGGCAACCGCGACGGACTGGTTTTGGATGCGCCCGAAAACTTCAAAACAAAAGAAGTTTCAAAGGGCAATGTGCTGGATGGGATCTTAAACGGTGAGCAAAATCCTGAACTATGGGGAGATATTCATCATAAGGTGAGAATAGAATATTATCCGCCTTTGGGTGATAATAAAGAAGGGTGGGACAATATTGATATCTTCGGCTGGATGGGGTATCAGATGCAGATCAAAATCAATTTTCTGTGTCGTGATTCTATTTTGGCCGCACCGATCGTGCTTGATCTGGCCCTATTTCTTGATTTGGCCAAGCGGGCCGAATTGGCAGGGATTCAGGAATGGCTTTCTTTTTATTGGAAAGCGCCGCAAACACTTCCTGAACTCGAGCCGATCCATGATCTGTTCAAACAGCTGGAAAAGCTTGAAAATACCCTTCGCTATCTGATGGGAGAAGAACTCATTACCAATCTGGGAATGGATTATTATCAAAGTGTAGAGGAAGATATCAGGTATTAA
- a CDS encoding PAS domain S-box protein, translating into MKVIDCDLSNEKELAGLFMGRPVKSSEGQVDDICIYWQKPHSKPLSELPGLRLGTYLGDPNVCGIRLPALFWPMLQAEGTITCDLTIDAMRFELQVAAVEEHYIISIQRILTNVVQKEPIQATMYNDFFTNADVGIVFMDRNGLIKEVNPALEKMTGYKAEELVNTVTATTLRVPEVHQRQMTELLPFISDKSLTGEKIILAYLEEKGILKRENTLLRKDGGQLPILSTVTKVFNRTGGCLGFVNYLFDISELKQTQAGLFKANERLTLATQAGKVGIWEFNTLTKEYTWDEETYKIHGVSPKEPAALTMSYFLSLVHPQDRDYILSKSKEVDEKEFDLEPIRIIRPDGKLRYIKYSGRRLYNNQATLADVIGVVMDVTDRHLAQLALTQSEKMYRFLVNNLKAAIFEMDLQGNLIYLNSFWKEMTGFETEPALGTNCMEFIHPEDRPINSERFSSLMSRKTTEVRHEIRHRTQDGGYRWVELFAKLTLDETGQPNGSIGTLYDISDRKRIEEVLSESEKRFKAIFNSTFQYMALTDTAGNILEVNQSSLKAGGDTYEEVAGKPFWKMNTFKLSPHTQEQLLHFFHSAANGQAVHREVEIYNETQQCHTVDFSIKPIRNDQGAIVSLLTEGRNITQEKNAKQALLESEQRFREIAENVDEIFWSRAGDEAKFLYINPAYERITGQTCQQLYDDPTSLLEIVAEEDRPALQRLLTANVSEDYSTELRLKVKDGSFHWFRARIFIIRDEKGNVRRKVGIAGDITLQKEKEMLLTKSLEKEKELNMLKSQFVSYVSHEFRTPLTVVQSSIELVQHYLFNANGSNLNEQYASKIKHHFSVINNKIQYFTNLLTDILTLQQIEIGKISFFPQPTDIVILATDVLNEFFADRPDERFAELRTEGTPRPIMLDEKLITRILINLLSNAFKFSNTNPRLCLVFQEQQLKIEIIDGGIGIPAEDIPRLFTTFFRAGNVDGIGGTGLGLQISKQLVELHGGYIEVDSCENKGTTMTIVIPSLH; encoded by the coding sequence ATGAAAGTAATTGATTGCGACCTATCAAACGAAAAAGAATTGGCAGGTCTATTCATGGGGCGACCCGTAAAGAGCAGCGAAGGACAGGTTGACGACATCTGCATCTATTGGCAAAAGCCCCACAGTAAACCCCTGAGTGAATTACCGGGGCTTAGACTCGGCACATACCTTGGTGACCCGAATGTCTGCGGTATTCGTCTGCCCGCGCTTTTTTGGCCCATGCTTCAGGCAGAAGGGACTATCACCTGCGACCTTACCATTGACGCCATGAGGTTTGAATTACAGGTGGCTGCCGTAGAGGAACATTATATCATTTCGATACAGCGCATCTTGACGAACGTTGTACAAAAAGAGCCTATTCAAGCTACAATGTATAACGATTTCTTTACCAATGCCGATGTAGGGATTGTATTTATGGATCGAAATGGACTTATAAAAGAAGTCAATCCGGCACTGGAAAAAATGACCGGCTATAAGGCAGAAGAGCTGGTCAATACCGTCACGGCAACGACATTGAGGGTTCCTGAGGTTCATCAGCGTCAAATGACTGAATTGCTTCCTTTTATTTCAGATAAATCGCTGACGGGCGAAAAAATTATTCTGGCGTATCTGGAGGAAAAAGGTATTCTGAAAAGAGAAAATACCCTTCTGCGCAAAGACGGGGGCCAATTACCTATATTGTCGACCGTTACCAAAGTATTTAACAGAACCGGTGGGTGTTTGGGATTTGTGAATTACCTTTTTGATATTTCAGAACTTAAACAGACGCAGGCCGGCCTGTTTAAAGCCAACGAGCGTCTTACATTGGCCACTCAGGCAGGAAAAGTGGGTATATGGGAGTTCAATACTTTGACCAAAGAATATACATGGGACGAAGAAACCTATAAAATCCACGGCGTATCCCCCAAGGAGCCTGCGGCGCTGACCATGTCCTATTTTTTGTCATTAGTGCACCCACAGGACAGGGATTATATTCTTTCAAAAAGTAAGGAGGTAGACGAAAAGGAATTTGATCTGGAACCTATCCGCATTATCAGGCCCGACGGTAAACTCCGATACATCAAATACAGTGGCCGAAGGCTGTACAATAATCAGGCTACCCTGGCAGATGTGATTGGGGTTGTCATGGATGTCACAGACCGTCATTTAGCACAACTGGCCCTGACCCAAAGCGAGAAAATGTATCGTTTTTTGGTTAATAATCTTAAAGCCGCCATTTTTGAAATGGACCTTCAGGGAAATTTGATCTATCTGAATTCCTTCTGGAAGGAAATGACCGGCTTTGAGACAGAGCCCGCCTTGGGAACCAACTGCATGGAATTCATTCACCCCGAAGACCGGCCGATAAACAGTGAACGGTTTTCCTCATTAATGAGTCGAAAAACCACAGAGGTCCGTCATGAGATCAGGCACCGTACACAGGACGGCGGTTATCGATGGGTGGAGCTTTTTGCAAAATTGACCCTGGATGAAACGGGGCAACCCAACGGAAGTATCGGAACACTCTATGACATCAGCGACCGCAAAAGGATCGAAGAAGTATTGTCGGAAAGCGAAAAACGCTTTAAAGCGATTTTTAATTCTACCTTCCAGTACATGGCCCTGACCGATACGGCAGGAAATATACTGGAAGTTAACCAAAGCTCTTTGAAAGCCGGCGGAGATACCTACGAAGAGGTAGCAGGAAAACCTTTTTGGAAAATGAACACTTTTAAACTGTCACCGCACACCCAAGAGCAACTTCTGCATTTTTTTCACTCGGCCGCCAACGGACAAGCCGTTCACCGCGAAGTGGAAATATATAATGAAACTCAACAGTGTCATACCGTTGACTTCTCAATAAAACCCATCCGAAATGATCAGGGAGCGATTGTCTCTTTGCTTACGGAAGGGCGCAACATTACACAGGAAAAAAACGCAAAACAGGCCTTGCTGGAAAGCGAACAGCGATTTAGGGAAATTGCCGAAAACGTCGATGAAATTTTTTGGAGCCGCGCCGGTGATGAGGCGAAGTTCCTTTATATCAATCCGGCCTATGAACGCATTACGGGCCAAACCTGTCAGCAACTTTATGACGATCCGACCTCTTTGTTAGAGATTGTAGCGGAGGAAGACCGGCCGGCACTACAACGATTATTGACGGCTAATGTATCGGAGGATTATTCAACCGAATTACGGCTAAAGGTAAAAGACGGTTCCTTTCATTGGTTTAGGGCGCGTATTTTTATCATAAGAGATGAAAAGGGCAACGTGCGAAGAAAAGTGGGCATTGCAGGGGATATTACCCTTCAAAAAGAAAAGGAAATGCTTCTGACGAAATCGTTGGAAAAAGAGAAGGAATTAAATATGCTTAAATCGCAGTTTGTCTCGTATGTATCTCACGAATTCAGGACCCCGCTGACCGTGGTGCAATCCAGTATTGAATTAGTGCAGCATTATCTGTTCAACGCCAACGGCAGTAATCTTAATGAGCAATACGCCTCCAAAATTAAACATCACTTTTCGGTCATAAACAATAAAATTCAATATTTCACCAACTTATTGACGGATATTCTGACGCTGCAGCAAATTGAAATCGGAAAAATATCCTTCTTCCCTCAACCTACTGATATTGTGATATTGGCGACTGACGTACTGAATGAGTTTTTCGCCGACCGTCCGGACGAACGCTTTGCAGAACTGCGCACAGAAGGGACACCGCGCCCCATTATGCTGGATGAAAAACTAATCACCCGTATTTTGATCAATCTGCTTTCCAACGCCTTTAAATTTTCTAATACCAACCCCAGGCTTTGCCTGGTATTTCAGGAACAACAGTTAAAAATTGAGATCATTGATGGCGGTATCGGTATTCCGGCAGAAGATATTCCGCGACTTTTTACCACCTTTTTTCGCGCCGGCAATGTTGACGGCATAGGCGGTACAGGTCTGGGTCTGCAGATCTCAAAACAGCTTGTTGAACTGCACGGTGGGTATATTGAAGTCGATAGTTGCGAAAATAAAGGAACAACCATGACGATTGTCATTCCGTCCTTACATTAG
- a CDS encoding endo-1,4-beta-xylanase, whose protein sequence is MKKRIQGLFFGIFTLTATVSEAQLTLKEAYKEAFKMGVAVNDAIVSGRDKASQDIVIRQFNTITLENSMKAGLINPQPGVFKFEPGDAYVEFGRKHNMFIVGHTLVWHNQTPAWFFQDEKGNPKSKEAVAERLHEHIKTVAGRYAGKVQAWDVVNEVIDDDGSYRPTTWVKGIGDGDELVKLSFKYAAQYAPNTELYYNDFNAWRPSKREGIVKMVKMLQKAGIRIDGIGIQGHWGLNYPKTEYIEAAIDAYAALGLKVMITELDVDVLPLTKEGQVIGQGMSEKQFQNEEFKTFLDPYPNGLPDSVQKALADRYAQLFEIFYRKRDKIDRVTMWGIHDGMSWKNDYPVPNRTNYPLVWDRNRQPKPAFNAILKVPQKSK, encoded by the coding sequence ATGAAAAAACGTATTCAAGGGCTCTTTTTCGGCATTTTTACGCTGACAGCCACGGTTTCAGAAGCACAGCTTACCCTTAAAGAAGCCTATAAAGAGGCGTTTAAAATGGGCGTTGCGGTCAATGATGCCATCGTTTCGGGGCGCGACAAAGCGTCGCAGGATATTGTGATCAGGCAGTTTAACACGATCACCCTCGAAAATTCCATGAAAGCGGGCCTCATCAATCCGCAGCCCGGGGTTTTTAAATTTGAACCGGGAGATGCGTACGTTGAGTTTGGCCGGAAACACAATATGTTTATCGTAGGCCATACGCTCGTTTGGCATAACCAAACCCCTGCGTGGTTTTTTCAGGATGAAAAAGGAAACCCTAAATCGAAAGAAGCCGTTGCGGAGCGTTTGCACGAACATATCAAAACGGTGGCGGGCCGTTATGCCGGCAAAGTGCAGGCGTGGGATGTGGTTAACGAAGTCATTGACGATGACGGCAGTTATCGGCCCACAACCTGGGTAAAAGGCATCGGCGACGGCGACGAGCTGGTTAAACTGTCGTTTAAATACGCGGCGCAATACGCTCCCAATACCGAACTGTATTACAATGATTTCAACGCGTGGCGACCGTCGAAGCGAGAGGGTATTGTCAAAATGGTGAAAATGCTGCAAAAAGCGGGTATCCGCATTGACGGCATCGGAATACAGGGACATTGGGGGCTGAACTACCCCAAAACTGAGTACATCGAAGCGGCGATTGATGCGTATGCCGCGCTGGGCCTGAAAGTGATGATCACGGAATTGGACGTAGACGTGCTGCCGCTCACCAAAGAAGGACAGGTCATTGGGCAGGGCATGAGCGAAAAGCAGTTTCAAAACGAAGAATTTAAAACGTTTTTAGACCCGTATCCCAACGGTTTACCCGATTCGGTCCAGAAGGCATTAGCGGATAGATATGCCCAACTTTTTGAGATTTTTTACCGTAAAAGGGATAAAATCGACCGTGTTACGATGTGGGGTATTCACGACGGAATGTCGTGGAAAAACGACTACCCTGTACCGAATCGAACCAATTATCCGTTGGTGTGGGACAGAAACCGACAGCCCAAACCCGCATTTAATGCCATTTTGAAAGTTCCACAAAAGTCAAAGTGA